A region from the Cellvibrio sp. PSBB006 genome encodes:
- a CDS encoding NADPH-dependent FMN reductase yields the protein MKLIAISGSLRKGSLNTALLQAAIQELPEGVSVSLESFADIPVYNEDIDGEDKPDAVVRLKEAVASADGLLIATPEYNYALPGGLKNALDWLSRPAFKSVLAHKPAAIMSASKGPTGGARAQGQLKLVLAAVLAEAYPAPEFIVPQAQQVFTEDGVLTDDNVKTRLHRFVNEYIAWVEARFK from the coding sequence ATGAAATTGATAGCCATCAGCGGAAGCTTGCGCAAAGGTTCCCTCAACACTGCTTTACTACAAGCCGCCATCCAAGAGCTGCCCGAAGGTGTATCGGTTAGTCTGGAGTCATTTGCCGATATACCGGTTTATAACGAAGATATCGATGGCGAAGACAAGCCCGACGCGGTAGTCCGGTTAAAAGAAGCCGTTGCTAGTGCAGACGGTTTGTTGATTGCAACCCCGGAATACAATTACGCGCTGCCCGGCGGCTTGAAGAATGCCCTGGATTGGTTATCCCGCCCGGCGTTTAAATCGGTATTGGCCCACAAGCCGGCGGCGATCATGAGCGCATCCAAGGGGCCAACCGGTGGTGCCCGCGCCCAGGGCCAATTGAAGTTGGTACTGGCTGCTGTGCTGGCGGAGGCCTACCCGGCGCCGGAATTTATTGTGCCCCAGGCACAACAAGTCTTCACTGAGGATGGCGTGTTGACCGATGACAATGTGAAAACCCGACTGCACCGGTTCGTGAATGAATATATCGCCTGGGTGGAGGCTCGCTTTAAATAA
- a CDS encoding endo-1,4-beta-xylanase — translation MNISRRKLLASTALLGTFAQLKHTAFAKALADTGLKDQYRNDFLIGTAVSSASLADNDSKMLGLIAREFNSITAENAMKWGPIRPTLDNWQWDLADKFVDFGTRNKMHIVGHTLVWHSQVPDAVFLDEKGKPLNKQALLKVMEEHVTTLMERYKGRIPAWDVVNEAIEDDGQWRQSPWYKATGTDYIARAFHLAHDIDPKAHLMYNDYNMAMPGKRDGVVAMLKDFKKKGVPIHGVGLQGHVGMGHPELAELEASIVAYAEQGVRVHITELDVDVLPSVWGITGADVATRFQYRPEIDPYIDGLTAEAEEALSERYVALFKIFLKHRDKIDRVTFWGVSDNLSWLNDFPVPGRTNYPLLFDRKLEPKAAYFRLMDLKG, via the coding sequence ATGAATATTTCCCGTCGTAAGCTGCTGGCATCTACCGCTCTGCTGGGCACCTTCGCACAACTGAAACACACGGCATTTGCCAAAGCCCTTGCGGATACCGGATTGAAAGATCAATACCGTAATGACTTTCTGATCGGCACGGCAGTCAGCTCTGCTTCTTTAGCCGATAACGACAGCAAGATGCTTGGTTTAATCGCGCGCGAGTTTAATTCCATCACTGCTGAAAACGCCATGAAATGGGGCCCGATTCGCCCCACGCTGGATAACTGGCAATGGGATCTGGCCGACAAGTTTGTTGACTTCGGTACGCGCAACAAGATGCATATCGTCGGACACACGCTGGTATGGCACAGCCAGGTGCCGGACGCTGTATTTCTCGATGAAAAAGGCAAGCCCCTAAACAAACAAGCGCTGCTCAAGGTGATGGAAGAACACGTGACTACCTTGATGGAACGTTACAAAGGTCGAATTCCCGCCTGGGATGTGGTTAACGAAGCAATCGAGGACGATGGCCAGTGGCGCCAGAGCCCCTGGTATAAAGCGACGGGTACCGACTATATTGCTCGCGCCTTTCATCTTGCTCACGACATCGATCCCAAAGCGCACCTGATGTACAACGATTACAACATGGCCATGCCTGGCAAGCGCGATGGTGTTGTTGCCATGTTGAAAGACTTCAAGAAAAAAGGCGTGCCTATTCACGGTGTGGGATTGCAAGGCCATGTGGGTATGGGGCATCCCGAGCTGGCGGAGCTGGAAGCAAGCATCGTGGCCTACGCCGAGCAGGGCGTGCGAGTGCATATTACCGAGCTGGATGTTGATGTGCTGCCGAGCGTGTGGGGGATTACCGGTGCTGACGTTGCCACCCGTTTCCAATATCGTCCGGAGATTGATCCTTACATTGATGGTTTGACTGCTGAAGCGGAAGAGGCGCTGAGTGAACGTTATGTCGCGCTTTTTAAAATCTTCCTCAAGCATCGCGACAAAATCGACCGCGTAACTTTTTGGGGTGTGAGCGATAACCTCAGTTGGCTCAATGACTTTCCGGTACCGGGGCGGACTAACTATCCACTGTTATTTGATCGCAAGTTGGAACCCAAAGCAGCCTATTTCCGGTTGATGGATCTCAAGGGGTAA